TCAACCACGTGGCGCAATGCGGTCAGAAAACTGGCCTGGCCACCGTCTGCATCCAGTTCCTCGAAGGCGATGCGCAGGTATTCGACGGCAAATTCAGGATCTTGACGGATCATTTCGATCACTGACTCGTCATGGCTTTTGGTTCTGTTCATGGCATCCTCTTTTGATATTCGTTCCAGCAGCGCATGGCTCTTCGAAGCTCCCACACGCCGCTACCCAAGGGTTTGCAATCACCCAAGGCCCCAGCAGAAAGCCGGTTCACCCTGACGGTGATACGTGCTTTGGCTGATCGGTCTTTAAGGTGGTCCAACCATTGCTGATAATGGTCACAGCCCGTTTCGCTGACGTAATGTCTTATCTCAATCATAATGAATGTAGCTTTTAGGCTACTTCTGATCAATGGCACTTAACCGCAAATTGCGGCTGTTCGTCTTAAGAGACCCACATCCAATGTGGTA
This genomic stretch from Pseudomonas deceptionensis harbors:
- a CDS encoding addiction module antidote protein, translating into MNRTKSHDESVIEMIRQDPEFAVEYLRIAFEELDADGGQASFLTALRHVVEARGGMAEIAEKAGLSRESLYRALSPKGNPTLRTMRQVVHATGMTFASLT